ttcaagtcctCAActtacattcaaaataatatagttcaacaaaaatataagatGGCCAACAACCATAACGTCAAGTAGTCTTATTATCATtcaaagaaactaaaacaaGTGGGCCATATCATGCAATCATAAAACTGTTCATATGATATCAAAAGGGAGTATTACGACATTACACTTAGTTGTAATCTTTAAAAGCAATATCCATCCGATATAGTTTATAAATTATCTCAATAAACCCACTTGCAAGATATGCAAACGGTGTTCAACACtaatacaaacacacacacaaaaaaaaaaaacatacggCACAAGACAAAAGCTACAACCGCGGCCTTAATCAACAATTAATATATCTCATATTAATAACGGCACATGGATTCAAAGTTTATAGAACAAAAACATTATGCAGAAAAAACTACTGCAGAATTTTGACCAAGAAAAtggttttctttaattctaaaatttactaaacacgttagagagagagagccatatccggtttgagactttgagtttgagaattgggcATGAGACTATAAGATAGAAGAGTGAGTACTGAGTAGTAtgactgaaataaaaaaataaaattagatatttataagaaggtttagagaaTTAGGGTTTGTAAGGTTTAGAGATCTACAGTTtgtaaagttttaatttttaattatatcccttgtaagtttttgtagttactcacctttctttttaaatttaaatatatattggatataaaaggtattttaaaattttaaaacaaaatgaatatttattttttatacgaGTTAAATGAGTTATATTAAGTAAGTCATTTTAGGTTGATATAAATAAATTGGTGTGTTAAACGTGTTTATTGTGGATTACGCGGGTTGACCCGATTATGACACGTTATTTATTGTATCGCTTTCGAGTTAAACCGTTTATGACCTAAACCTATTAAGACCCAATTCTAACCCGCAAAGACATATGTCAGATTCATGTCATGTTCACAAGTTAGGTCTAACATTGACAACCCTACATAATAGTGGCAtctttcttcgtcttcttctttctttttggtggcTAAGCACGAGCTTAATAGGTTGACAAGAAAGTGGATTTGACTAGACTACAGTATCCCTTGTTTATATTAaaacatcttcttcttttttctttttctttttttggtaaataagaataatataaCTACTAATTTAGTATTGTTCATGTAATACAGATAATCACATCTAAAAGAACTTGGGTCATGTTACAGCGGATGGGGGTCATGTTACAGCATTCCATCCGCTGTTTCATAAATATGCCACTTtaacaaatcaaaaaatttactttattattttaatatattatttataattgacCGTTCATCacatattctattttttaattttatacattaaaaatatatataaaaatatttaaaaaaccattaatataaaaaaaatacaaaataaaaacccatcaccatacacaaagagagagagagagagatagtgacaataaaaaaagagagagaggcgtAGAGAAAGTGacggaaaaaagaaaaaaaaaaaaaaaaagggaagaggtTTGAAACTACAAAACTCCAACTGGGTTTTTGTTCAAAGAGAaagtgtggaaaaaaaaatagtaaaatgaaCACATGAAAgtgaatgaaaaaaagaaggagaagtgAAGATGctggagaagaaagaagcaaaaagaaagagggagtGACAGAAGATAAGGAACAggcagagaaagaaagaagaaaaaggcaagagagagaaaaaagaaaagtcataaaagaagagagaaaaaatgaatttaaaaatatttgttttagcATATTTGTCTGCACTGTTCTAAAGATGGAAAGGTACTGTTGATATGTGTCAAATTTTATAGTATTTAAAACATCTCATGAGAGGGGTGTTTTGGTGTTTGATgtgtcaaatgtcaaatatttgacatttagCACACCTAACAGAATACTCTTAAAatgaatacaatttttttttccaaatattcagttgttgaaaaaaatattactaaaaattctctgcttgaaattattttgttacgTAGTCATTTTAGCAAATAGTCACTGTCTGATTGAAAACAAAATACCATATCATGGGATACATATCGTGATCAGTTATCTTCTTGGAACTGAAGCTTgctaaaacttgatttttttttctttcttaaaaccCAAGTTACAAAAtgagtttcataaaaaataaaaaataaaagattttgaaCCGAGACTTacagtaatatatatatattgcaaaaattgaatatttggcaaaaaattaggataaactatgtatttggttcttttcttttataccatattttaatttagtccttaaatttttaattgtgtcaatttagtttctAAACTTTTAGTACCGTATGAATTTAGTCTCTGTCATTatcttttaaatgaaaattgttgacaaaaatagtaaccaaaataaattaaaaaaaaaaactagtttccattaatgtgacaataaattaattttttattttagtcatttgTCACAtcagtaatttttatttaagaaatagCAATAAGTGACACAGTAATAAtaggttccaattagctcaactagtaaaatctctgatgattgtataaaagatctggggttcaatcactatctacaccaaaaactgattattatcttggtttgatgataaaaaattatcattaagatataatgcaaaagatagaaccATATTCTTtgtttaccccaaaaaaaaatttaaaattaaaaagcgCCAGGAGTGGAAGTTCTAACAGTCACCAATTAATCGCATTTATCTATTTTGGTGAGTAACTTTAATGCTCAACTCACCTACCTCTTCTTTCATCATGAATACTCTCACTAGTTAACATGTGTACCCtaaaaggcttttttttttttggtaaacaaaaaggctaaaaatgatataaatagaaaataaagccCCAAATTGTAAACATAGATAAAAGTAAGAAAGATAAAAACAGGGcccattttttttctctggcCAATTAAACCCACTATTTTCTCTCTTCAATGCTGATCCTTATTTGGACAACCTTACAAGCAAACCCATCAAGCAAGAATCTTTGTGTCCTCAACTGATGAAAATGGAGAAAAGCTGGCTTCTGGCTGTTCTCCTCCTCCTTCGCTTGCATACAATTTCAacagtagcttctttttctATGAGTGGaagtgttggtgttggtgttggtgttggcaatgtaggtggtggtggtggtggtggaggtggagttGGAGGTGGAGGTGTTTGGATTGGTGGTGGGATCAACAatccaactccaactccaactgGTTCTGGTTCTGGTTCTTCAGTTCCAGAGCTCAGCAGAGCTTACACTGCTCTCCAGGCATGGAAATCTGCAATTACAGATGATCCATTTAACATTTTAGACACTTGGGTTGGCACTGATGTGTGTTCTTACAAAGGAGTGTTTTGTTCAGATTCTCAAGAAGAGATGGATGAAACACCTGGCCCAATTGTTGCAGGTATAGATCTCAATCATGCAAATCTTCAAGGCACTCTCGTCAAGGAAGTATCTTTACTAACTGATATGTCACTACTTCACCTCAACAGCAACAGGTTTTCAGGCACACTTCCTGACACTTTCAAAGATCTTTCCTCACTCCAAGAGTTAGACCTTAGTAACAACCTCTTCTCAGGTCCTTTCCCTATAGTTACTCTATACATTCCAAACCTCATATACTTGGACCTCAGATTCAACAAATTCTCAGGTCCACTTCCTGAAGATCTCTTCAATAAGAAACTTGATGCAATCTTTGTCAATAACAACCAGTTTGAAGGCCAACTTCCCCCAAACTTGGGGAACTCTCCAGCTTCTGTGATAAATTTAGCTAATAACAAGTTTAGTGGAAACATCCCAACTAGTTTTGGCTTCATGGGTTCTAAACTCAAGGAAATATTGTTTCTGAATAACCAACTAACAGGGTGCATTCCTGAGGGAGTTGGGCTCTTCACAGATATGCAAGTCTTGGATGTGAGCTCCAATTCATTGATGGGTCATCTGCCAGACACCATTTCTTGCCTAGAAGATATTGAGGTTCTCAATTTGGCACACAACAAACTGTCTGGGGCTCTGCCAGACCTGGTTTGTTCTCTGAGAAGCCTGTTGAATCTGACTGTTTCATACAATTTCTTTTCTGGGTTCAGCCAAGAATGCACTAAGCTGTTCTACAGGAATGTGGGCTTTGACTTCTCAGCAAATTGCATTCCTGGGAGGAACTTGCAGAGACCTCAGCCGGAATGTTCTGTGATTCCAGGAGGTGGGTTGAATTGTCTGAGAATCCCAGCTGCACAGCCTCTTGTTTGTGGGTCACTGGGTGTAGCTTCAGACGCTAATACAACCTCCTCACCTCCATGAAAGAAGAGACAGAAAAGGAGAGGTTCCACTACTTGCACCGTGTATAACAGGTTGGTCATGGTTGTATGATTATTTAGTACTagcaattaaaattttgagctTCCTAATTTATTTCTTCACGAATTCAGTATAATATATCCATAAATAATCAACATGCCCAGAAATTCAAGTATTTTATTAAGTCTTCTGATGGGCTTCGGGATGGAGCAGgagtactttaatttttttttttttttttttatttccttttgacTAACGTAGcaacttaataaataaaatatggaaATGGGTGTACTTGCTTCGTCACGTGAAATCTGTGTCATATGGTGATCTTTGTGCCGGAAGAATATCACGTTACTCTTTCAAGGCTCTCGCAGAATTACAGAGCTTTGAtccaaatactttttttttttctttgggttgaACTACTTTAGGGCCGGTTGATTTAATTAATCACATGTAGAACGGATTTAGATGGAGTCAAAATCATACATGCACACTTGCAACACAGAAAGCACAACTTATCCAGGTAAGTAGTCCTCAAATGATAATGGCAAGCAATCTGCGCGCCATAGAATTAAGTACAGCAACAGCATCATCGTCACCATTGTTAAATACAATCTCTATTAAGATATATAATACATTGGATTTGGGAGTTTAAAGGATCGTGTAGCCACTGCAAAGCCCAACAAGTCACTCCACTGGTCGCCAGAATTTCCATGAATCCTATAACCTTCATGTTGCAAGTCTGATCTCTTTTCAGATTTATAGACGATTGCAGGTTTCCCCTGATCCGAAGGCCCCCTGTTTCATTTATTAGCAATCTTGAATAAGATAATTATTTGATCTACAGCTACTGTACCAGTTAATTACagtaacaaatttgaaaatattggtGGTTATTCAATTACAGGTTCTTTCATACACGCTGTTTATTCTGTATATGTATTGCAAAATGGCTTGGTACCTCAAGATAAGCCTCTCCCAATTGGTGAACCCTGCATATAGAAGATTTTTCTCTGTGGCATTCCTTTGATATTCACTCCTCCCAGTTAGCAGAAATATCTTAAAACCCAGCTGTTTGAGTTCTTTGTATAAACTCAAACTTGCAGGTAATGCGGGGGCCTCAGCCAAATCCACCCAAGAATCGAAAGATTCCTCATCGAAAGTCTCTGATCTACACAGAAAACAagattttgtaatttctttgttCTACAAATCAAGCAACTGCACAATCCAATCAATAACTCAAAAGCAGTATCTCAGTAAAGGTTGATGCAGGGAAAGCGATGAGCTGTGATATGAATTACAACTAAATGGGATGCAAGTTGCTTAACATAAATTGAAAAGTGGTTAGGCTGCATCTCTGCAAAGAACACACAGTTTTCAAGAAAAACTTTATTTATACAAAGTTTTCAAGGCTTATTTCATTCACGTACAAAAGCTTAATACAAATGAGAGCCTAATCTGCTATTTATACAAGCTGCACTATTCTAGCAGCCACTGGGTTGGCTCGATTAAAGACTTAATCGGCTTGGTAATAGGAAATCTAACCAACCAACATACTAACTAAAACTGAGTACAAATGGATCTAAGTGATTGCTGTTGCAATAACAGTCTTTAACCCACTGTTTGGACACAAGCAACTATTGCTAACGGTTTTGTGTTCAGGTACAAATGTAAAACAACTACTTACATGCCCTTCATCAAATGTTCCATCACATAATTTACCACGTTTTTGGAAGTGTGGTACAATTTTTAGTACTattgttatttttgttcttcctctacttttttttttttttggttccctTAAATTCGATTATATTACTCTTTCTTACCCGTGCATTAATGGCTCTTCTATGAGCATGCCCAAACGGGAGTTGGAGCCTACAAACTAGAAAACGGGCAGAGTGAGATGCATTTCTTGTTATTAAGCCTGGTGTTCTCAAGGACATGTTGAGGTGGCATCACCAAGTTTTATATGGTTGCTACTTCAGAAGAACAAAATTACATTGCAACTCTCAGAAGTAATTATTGGTACATACACATACAGTAAGAGTTGGGTACAGAATTACAGGCTCCAGTTGTAGAATTCATTCAAAACTAATAAAGTAGCATCTTCCTAAGTTTAAAACGAAGCAAATGAAAATCCCATatcattttagattttaaacaCAAATTAATTTGCAATCAGaaatagaaaacaaacaaagagcAGTAAATAAATACTAAAGTAGCATTTGATGATCTAACAATtcgacaaaaaaaataaaaaatcatcaatctaTAATCCATTAATCCAACGGCTAATAAGGACTTACCCGAAGCCGATGAGCTGGTAGTAGGGCAAGTTGGAGAGCAAAGTCTCATCGATATCGAAAACCCACCCGTCGCTTCCGCTATCGGAAATCTCAACGGTCTTCGCAAACGTCAGCGAGTTCTCCGCCACGACCTCCGAGTCGTACCGGTACCGGTCTCCGGTCATGTAGTCCTGCACGAATTGCACGCACCTCGCCGGAACGGTTGACCAGTAACCGGCGTCATTTGTCTCGACGGAGAACCTCCAGCTTTCGCAGTATACATCGTCGTCTACGCGGATCTTGCGGTGGTCGGAGACGATTTCTCCGGTGGTGGAAATCAGGTAGAGGAGGATAGGGAGGAGGTAGGCCATTGGTATTGATGGAAAAGCGAGAAAGTTATGCGTTGGGATATGATATCTCTGGTTTCATTCAAAGATCGAcaagtgttgttgttgttgttgaccCTCCAGCTTTGGATAATATTACACGCTTACATGACGATGACTGGGTTTATGACAAAAGGAGGCCATTGGgccaaattaattaaatcacGCTGAAATGGCAGCAGCAACTGCAACCGCTCAAACATGTTATCGAATGGGCCACTAGCCTAGCCCAACCATTTTAAACCTACCCCATTGCTCTTTAATTCTGCTCCCTCCTCAATTGCTTTTACGTCACCTTACAGGGCTTCATCTTACTCTCAATTAATTGTGTTCCTCGACCTATCATTTCAGCCATTCTTCGTTACCCTACAGGCCTACACTTTCTTCTGCcgcttttttggtttttagtttttaatttttatgtataattttattttattttttcacttttttatagTATAAATATACCTTGTATATATTCaggttttaacaaaaaattaaataaactaatgtCAACTTAGATTGAGGTTGACatcaacttatttaattttttgcttaaaatgtACCAAAATATACttgtacattaaaaaaaaaattaacttttaaaaagttgtagataaaaactagaaattaaaaacttgtcaaataaaaattaggcACACAGACGGGTAGGTAAAGTGAAAACGAAGCTAAACACAGGTGAGTAAAGTATTAAGTTTTGAATCACAAATAGACAAAATGAAAACAGGTCTAACTACAAGTTACAAGTGGGTTTACTATAAttttctcttattattattattattattattattattattattattacaacaaaTACCAATAAAATGTACTAACTTGTtctaaaaacatatttttgatGTCAAAATAAAAGTAACTAACCTCAATTAAAGGTTTCCACACTTTAGCTTCAGCCTCAAAAGGTCGAGTAATTGGATTCTACACAAATCCACTCAAATTCTTATAAAGGCCATGATTTGCATGGAAATTAGCTTTCAAAGTTTTGATGCAATTTATTATATCACTTTTTTCAATTGCATAACTGAATTCTTCAGAACATTTTTAAGACATATTTGCAAAAGTATGAGAACTAAATGTTTGATTGGGCCTATTTCCATTGTTTTTTATGGggacattttcaacttgaaAAGCATTTGTAAACGAAAGGCTAAGAAGAGCAGACGGACTCCATAAGGTTGTCGGCCTTAAGGTGACGTAGGATCCTTAATAAGCTGACGACACTAACAAGATGGGCGATGATAAGGCCAACGGCTATGTCTCGTACTGATGGGAAGAAATAAAGTGGCGACGGGAGGTCAAGACCGACAGGTTGGGTAGGCCGACGATTCCAGCATGGCTACGCGTGGTCCCCATGCATGCTAGTATGGAAATGCCTTGCGCATCACGTACCAAGGCCTTATTACGTATCTTTCTCATATGGAAAAACACCCTATGATCATGAAAACCCTAATACTAAATATCCTCCATAAGGAAAGATGCCCACTTTTGGCGGATCTCTATTCACTACtcaccactatataaacactaGACCCCCTCTTTTCTCAGGTACGCAGAAAATCCCTAGCTCTCACACTATAGAGTTCTTTGAGATTTTTCATTcactaacttgaccttcggaggatTCTTGGCCGATACCACACTAGTGCCTTCTGTTTGGTCCATCTATTCTTATTTCATAGGTACCCACTGGAGCGCTTTGGAGTCTACAACTCACTAACGATTTCAGCATATCatcaattggcgccgtctgtgggaatccaACAACAATTCTAAGACAAAAGAGTTGCATGGTCCAAACGCGTTCAATAGCTACCATCAACCAGGAAACAAGGAATCCAACCAACACCCTGGAAAGGCAAGTGCAAACCCTGGCTGATGCGGTAGAGCGACTCACCCAATGTAACTAGGAGTTGGAACAACAACTGAACCAAAGGAACAGGCGACACTAGGAAGGCCCTTACGACAAACGAGATATCGACAAGCAAAATGTTAGTCACCTACCTACAGGGGCAGGCAAGAGAGGGAAGACCAAGAAGAGAGCAACGTGCCCAGCAAAAGGGACAATCTAGAAGACACTAGTTGTCCCTCCGAAATAGAAGTCAATGCGATGCGCTGGTCCACCAGACTGACTCCCCTTTCACCACCGAGGTCAAATCTTTCCCCCTTCTAGCAAAGTTTTGGATGCCGCAAGTGGAAACATACAACGGGTCAAGGGATCCACTCAACCACCTGGAGTCATTCAAAACACTTATGCACCTACAAGGAGCGTCAGATGAGATTATGTGTAGGGCGTTCCTTACCACGCTGAAGAGGCCGGCAAGGGTATGGTTCGGCAAGCTCACCCCAAACACAGTCTACACCTTCAAAGAATTGAACAGGTACTTTGTTACACACTTCATCAGAAAGCAAAGACACAGACGGTCCTCCGAGACCATACTAAACATCAAACAACGAGAAGACGAAATCTTGAGGTCGTACATCACCCGCTTCAACAAAGAGGCCCTCCTAATTGATAAAGCCAATAATAAGGTTCTTGTCATTGCCTTCATTAGTGgactaaaaagagaaaagttcCTATTCTCCATCAACAAGAACGACCCAAAAATGATGGCTGAAGCGTTATACAAGGCCacaaagtacatgaatgctgaggatgcAATGATAGCGCGGGGAGACGAAccaaggaagagagaaagacaagaTGACCCTCGCCCAGACTGAGGGAGGAAGTCGGCCTGAACAAACAACAAAAGAGACGACAGGAGGTCAAGGCCCCCGTCTAGGAGAACAACAAACTTCCCTCCCCTAAACGCCCTGCTAGATCAAGTCCTCATGCAGATAAGGGACGACGTGGCATTAACTTGGCTGGAAAAGTTGAAGGGCGACCCAAACAaaagacccaaaaacaagtacGGTCACTTCCACCATCGAATGTTATGACCTCAAGCAGTAGATTGAGGCCTTCATCAAACAAGGGAAGTTGCAGCGGTTTGTCAGAAATAAGGAAGATCCACCAAAGGACCCTAAGCCCCATCTACAGGCTGAAGAGAGACCCAAACTCCCACTTGGAGAGATAAGGGTAATAGTAAGAGGGAGCACCATGGTGGGATCATCTAAGAAGGTGAGGAAAACATACCTCCGTATGGTACAGAGCGTCTAGATCTCCGGACGACCCCTTAAGGCAACCAAGCTTGACAACCCAACCATCAGCTTCACAGAGGAAGATGCCAGGCAACTACATCATCCTCATGATGACACCTTCGTTATCAACTTATCCATCGTAGATTTCAATACTTGACGGGTGTTGGTAAATAACGAaagctcagcagacatcctctactaccctgCGTTCCAGCAGATGAGGGTCAACCAAAAGCATTTCCTACCCTCAGACACACCCTTGGTAGGGTTTGGTTGCACCAAAGTCTATCTTGTAAGGACCATCACTTTGCCTGTGACCATTAGGACATACCCTCAACAGCTCACCAAGGAGGTCAACTTCCTCGTCATTGATTACTCCTCTGCCTATAACGCCATCATTGGGTGTCCCATTCTTAACACGTGGCAAGCGGCGGCCACATCTACATACCACCAACTAGTGAAGTTTCCAAAGGAGTACAAGATAGAAGAAGCACGAGGAGACCAAATGGTTGCTCGAGAATGCTACGTAGCAATGCTTGAAATGGACGATCACCTGTAAGCTTTAAACATTGAAGAAAGGAAGGTCATTGTCGAACCAGTAGAGGATTCAGAAGAAATCTCCTTGGATGATGACGCTCCTGACCAAATTACTTGGATTGGCACACAAGCCAACCCTTCAGTCCGAAGGGAGCTTGCACTCTTCCTCAAAAGCAATCAAGACATtttcgcatggagccacgagGACATGCCAGGCATCAGTCCTAGCACCATGGTGCATAAACTCAACGTATGCCCGTCTTTCCCCTCGGTCTGGCAAAAGAAGAAGGTCTTCACTTAAGAAAGGGACAAGGTCATAGCTAAAGAGGTACGCAAGCTACTGGAAGCAAATTTCATTAGGGAAGTCTACTACCCTGAGTGGCTGGCCAGCGTGGTCATGGTAAAAAAAGCAAACAtcaagtggagaatgtgcgtagACTTCACCGACCTGAACAAAGCATGCCCAAAGGAAAGCTATCCCCTTCCATGTATTGACCTCCTCATGGACTCTACAGCGGGTCATCAGTTATTAAGTTTCATGGACACCTATTCCGAGTACAATCAGATCAGGTTGAATGAAGGGGACCAAGAGAAGAGCTTATTTGTCACAAGCTAGGGACTCTTCTACTACAAAGTCATGTCATTTGGTCTAAAGAATACAGGGGCAACATACCAAAGACTTGTAAACAAGATGTTCGCCTAACAGATAGGTCGAAATATGGAAGTAGACGTAGACGACATGCTTGTAAAAAGCCCGAAGGAGGCTAGCCACTTAGATAACCTTCGCGAAACATTCGACACCCTTCACCCCCATGACATAAAGCTTAATCCTAACAAATATGTATTTGGTGTAGCGTCAGGGAAATTCTTGGGCTTTATGGTGTCACAACATGGTGTAAAGGctaatcttgataaagttcggGCAATATTAGAGATGGCCCCTCCAAAGACCGTCAAAGAGGTGCAAAGCCTGAATGGTAGGGTTGcagcccttaacaggtttgtctcCAGAGCAACGGATAAGTGTCTACCCTTCTTCAAGGTACTATGGAAAGCTTTCGAGTGGACCGATAAGTGCCAAAAGGCTTTTGAAAAGCTGAAGTCCTACCTCACATCTCCCTCGCTGCTTAGCCTATTCAAACATGGGGAAGAGCTCTCCCTTTACTTAGTCGTATCCCAAATGGCCGTTAGTTCCACTctggtgtggaaggaaaatcGAGTACAAGTACCTGTCTACTACACCAGCCGGGCGCTGCAAAGAGCAAAGGGACGATACCCCCCAATGGAGAAGCTGGCCTTTGCACTGATCACAGCCGCACGAAAACTCAGACCGTACTTCCAAGCGCATACCATAATGGTGTAAACCTACAAGCCGTTACGGAAGGCAATGGAGGCAGTCGGACCGCTAGTCCTATGGGTAGTAGAGCTTGGTGAGTTCAATGTTCAATACCGACCCCGAACTGCAATCAAAGCACAGGCGCTAGCTGATTTTGTTGCAAAGTTTATGACAGGAGAAGTTGAAGAGGAAGAACCAACGGCATGGATGGTGTGGACAGACAGATCGTCTAATTAATGGGTAGGTGGAGCTGAGGTTCTATTACAAACACCAGAAGGAGATACAGTAAAATGTACGGTCCGCCTCCAATTCTCAACAACCAACAATGAGGCAAAATATGAAGTGGTCCTCTCGAGCATCGATATAGCTAAAGTAGAAAGGGCCACGTCAGCAATCGTGCATTGTGACTCGTAGGTTGTGGTTGGACACATCACCGAAAACTATGTGGCAAAAGGAGAACGGATGAAAAAATACCTAAGGTTGGTCAAGAACAAGATAGGACATGGGTTTATAGTTAAGTTCGTACAAATCCCAAGGAAGGAAAACAAGCAAGCAGACCGATTGGCAAAGGCTACGTCCGCGGAGTATACGGACACCGCTGGTAAGGTATTTTCCTTCGTTTAATACACCCCTACCATTGACAAGTTGGAAGCACAGGTCATCTCTCTAGGGAGAGACTGGACGACGCCTATCATGTCCTACCTCAAAGATGGGACATTGGCAGAAGATTGCAACGCTTTCCATAGACTAAAGGCATGTTTCGTAATGATTAGGAACGTCCTTTACAAAAGGGGTTTCTCCCGTCCTTACCTAAGGTGTCTGGCCCCTGACGAAGCCtactatgtcatgagagaagtgCACGAAGGAATATGCGGGAACCACTTGAAGGCATGCTCCCTAGTTCACAAGCTGGTACGGGCTGGATACTATTGGCCCATTATGCAGAAGGACACCCAATCCTACGTAAGGGCATGTGACAGGTGCCAGCACTTTAGTAATATCATACAACAACCCACAGAGGAACTCACACCAATGAGTGCCCCTTGGTCGTTCGCCCAGTGGAGGTTGGATATAATGGGACTGTTCCCTCCTGCCGTATGGCAGCTCAAGTTCCTCGTCGTAAGGATCGACTACTTTACTAAATAGGTTGAGGCAGAACCACTGGCTACTATCACAGAGAAAAGTGTCCGAAGTTTCGTCTGGAAGAACATCATTTGCCACTTTGAAATTCCCAAGGTCTTCGTCTTTGACAATGGCAAACAATTCGACAATGATGCCTTTAGAGACTTTTGCCAACAGTTgggaatcaagaaccactactcctcTCCCGCTCATCTCTAGGCCAACGGATAGGTTAAAGTAACAAACCGATCCTTGCTCAAGATggtcaagactcggcttgagggggcaaagggtatatggccAGATGAGTTATCCAGTGTCCTTTGGGCATA
This genomic stretch from Castanea sativa cultivar Marrone di Chiusa Pesio chromosome 1, ASM4071231v1 harbors:
- the LOC142620411 gene encoding leucine-rich repeat extensin-like protein 2; protein product: MKMEKSWLLAVLLLLRLHTISTVASFSMSGSVGVGVGVGNVGGGGGGGGGVGGGGVWIGGGINNPTPTPTGSGSGSSVPELSRAYTALQAWKSAITDDPFNILDTWVGTDVCSYKGVFCSDSQEEMDETPGPIVAGIDLNHANLQGTLVKEVSLLTDMSLLHLNSNRFSGTLPDTFKDLSSLQELDLSNNLFSGPFPIVTLYIPNLIYLDLRFNKFSGPLPEDLFNKKLDAIFVNNNQFEGQLPPNLGNSPASVINLANNKFSGNIPTSFGFMGSKLKEILFLNNQLTGCIPEGVGLFTDMQVLDVSSNSLMGHLPDTISCLEDIEVLNLAHNKLSGALPDLVCSLRSLLNLTVSYNFFSGFSQECTKLFYRNVGFDFSANCIPGRNLQRPQPECSVIPGGGLNCLRIPAAQPLVCGSLGVASDANTTSSPP
- the LOC142620419 gene encoding acid phosphatase 1 — protein: MAYLLPILLYLISTTGEIVSDHRKIRVDDDVYCESWRFSVETNDAGYWSTVPARCVQFVQDYMTGDRYRYDSEVVAENSLTFAKTVEISDSGSDGWVFDIDETLLSNLPYYQLIGFGSETFDEESFDSWVDLAEAPALPASLSLYKELKQLGFKIFLLTGRSEYQRNATEKNLLYAGFTNWERLILRGPSDQGKPAIVYKSEKRSDLQHEGYRIHGNSGDQWSDLLGFAVATRSFKLPNPMYYIS